The following proteins are co-located in the Spinactinospora alkalitolerans genome:
- a CDS encoding NAD(P)/FAD-dependent oxidoreductase, which translates to MKHQFVIIGGGVHGCAAAWLLADAGEDVLLLEADEIASGASGGFGRRGVRANRRDLRELPLMRAAYRIWPMLAERLGADTGYERTGGLSLIEQETTGTRGGLVAARVHADVQRRLGVPTEVLDRDRLLELEPDVGPAVRAALYCPLDGAADHTATTRAFAAAARERGAAIEEHSPVTAVERSGDRVTAVRTARGERHEVGEALLLLNNTGAIDLLRDQFDLEPPVWRILPQALRVVPKAAPPMSHLIGHDHRSLSLKALPDGRVMVSGGWRGRWNTGLGRGETVEANVLGNLQTAAEVYAGLADAELDLADAARPESCSADEIPIVDIVPGTANALVGTGWTGHGFAIAPAVAEALAFWARTGARPDSLAPFSFARF; encoded by the coding sequence ATGAAACACCAATTCGTGATTATCGGCGGTGGCGTCCACGGATGCGCCGCGGCGTGGCTGCTCGCCGACGCCGGGGAGGACGTGCTCCTCCTCGAAGCCGACGAGATCGCCTCGGGCGCCTCCGGGGGATTCGGCAGACGCGGCGTCCGCGCCAACCGGCGCGACCTGCGCGAGCTCCCCCTGATGCGGGCCGCGTACCGCATCTGGCCCATGCTCGCCGAGCGCCTGGGCGCCGACACCGGCTACGAGCGCACCGGCGGCCTGTCCCTCATCGAACAGGAGACCACCGGGACCAGGGGCGGACTGGTCGCGGCGCGCGTCCACGCCGACGTGCAGCGCCGCCTCGGAGTGCCCACCGAGGTGCTCGACCGCGACCGGCTGCTGGAACTGGAGCCCGACGTCGGCCCCGCGGTCCGCGCCGCGCTGTACTGCCCGCTCGACGGCGCGGCCGACCACACCGCCACCACCAGGGCCTTCGCCGCCGCCGCGCGGGAGCGGGGCGCCGCCATCGAGGAGCACAGCCCCGTCACCGCCGTGGAGCGCTCCGGCGACCGCGTCACCGCCGTCCGCACCGCACGGGGGGAGCGCCACGAGGTCGGGGAGGCGCTGCTGCTGCTCAACAACACCGGGGCGATCGACCTGCTGCGCGACCAGTTCGACCTCGAACCGCCGGTCTGGCGGATCCTCCCCCAGGCGCTGCGCGTCGTCCCCAAGGCCGCGCCGCCCATGTCGCACCTCATCGGCCACGACCACCGGTCGCTGTCGTTGAAGGCGCTGCCCGACGGCCGCGTCATGGTCAGCGGGGGCTGGCGCGGCCGCTGGAACACCGGCCTCGGCCGGGGCGAGACCGTCGAGGCGAACGTGCTCGGCAATCTGCAGACCGCGGCCGAGGTCTACGCCGGACTCGCCGACGCCGAACTCGACCTCGCCGACGCCGCGCGCCCCGAGTCGTGCAGCGCCGACGAGATCCCGATCGTCGACATCGTCCCCGGCACCGCCAACGCCCTGGTCGGCACCGGATGGACCGGACACGGGTTCGCCATCGCCCCCGCGGTGGCCGAAGCCCTCGCGTTCTGGGCGCGCACCGGCGCGCGCCCGGACAGCCTGGCCCCGTTCTCGTTCGCCCGGTTCTGA
- a CDS encoding VOC family protein — translation MTAFYHVCFAVPDLEAAMRDLRGAAGVEWSEPKRDRLAEWDYRIVFTRGGPPFIELIEGPAGSPWDASDGPRFDHLGYWSDSVEAGSRRLADQGMAEDFSGCPYGRPFAYHRVDSIGARVELVDAARQPGFLANWHPGGDAMPAISEKGGR, via the coding sequence ATGACGGCCTTCTACCACGTCTGCTTCGCGGTGCCCGACCTCGAAGCGGCGATGCGGGACCTGCGCGGCGCGGCCGGGGTCGAATGGAGCGAGCCCAAGCGGGACCGGCTCGCGGAGTGGGACTACCGGATCGTGTTCACCCGGGGCGGGCCGCCCTTCATCGAACTGATCGAAGGCCCCGCGGGCAGCCCCTGGGACGCGTCGGACGGTCCGCGCTTCGACCACCTCGGCTACTGGTCGGACTCCGTGGAGGCGGGATCGCGGCGCCTCGCCGACCAGGGGATGGCCGAGGACTTCTCCGGCTGCCCCTACGGGCGCCCGTTCGCCTACCACCGGGTGGACAGCATCGGGGCCCGCGTCGAACTCGTCGACGCCGCCCGGCAGCCGGGCTTCCTCGCGAACTGGCACCCCGGCGGGGACGCGATGCCCGCCATCAGCGAGAAAGGCGGTCGATGA
- a CDS encoding sodium/glutamate symporter — MFPTDEVSGEAVNTLLFSLTVLGLLVLAGVVLRLLIAPLRRLFIPAALIGGVLGAALGPYGAGLFPESMTATWSGLPGVLIAVVFAPMLIGMRIPNLRRSYHLIAPQLLFGYMGDFLMIGIPMLVCAALLMPFWDVGAMFGTLVEVSWPGGHGTAAGMGPVYSELGWADGGALALACATAGLIFGIVVGMVLINIGARRGHLSHVTAGGRGAAAPDILPEESRSGLGRVTLNRDLVDGLAFHGALVAAAILIGWVLQSALELVVPGMPLFPMAMIGGAVVQAVIVRTPLGDAVDPGSLRAVQGVALDLLVVSAVASITVPVVLDNIVPLTVLVAVASLIAVGFFYWAGPRMFRDSWFEHSIVNFGSLTAVASVGLMLLRSADPELKTDAARSYALRAPFFSPIAGGGLLTAVLPLIAVNYGPWALGVGGVAAALAVYVLARVLRIWQRPAARVGAGAGV; from the coding sequence ATGTTCCCGACAGACGAAGTCAGCGGCGAAGCCGTCAACACCCTCCTGTTCTCCCTCACCGTCCTCGGCCTGCTCGTGCTCGCCGGGGTCGTGCTGCGGCTGCTGATCGCCCCGCTGCGGCGGCTCTTCATCCCCGCCGCCCTGATCGGCGGGGTCCTCGGGGCCGCGCTGGGCCCCTACGGCGCGGGACTGTTCCCCGAGAGCATGACCGCGACCTGGTCCGGGCTGCCCGGGGTGCTGATCGCGGTCGTCTTCGCCCCGATGCTGATCGGGATGCGCATCCCCAACCTCCGGCGCAGCTACCACCTCATCGCGCCGCAACTGCTGTTCGGCTACATGGGCGACTTCCTGATGATCGGGATCCCCATGCTCGTCTGCGCCGCGCTGCTGATGCCCTTCTGGGACGTCGGGGCGATGTTCGGCACCCTCGTCGAGGTGAGCTGGCCCGGCGGGCACGGTACCGCCGCGGGCATGGGACCGGTGTACTCCGAACTCGGCTGGGCCGACGGCGGCGCCCTCGCGCTGGCCTGCGCCACCGCCGGCCTGATCTTCGGGATCGTGGTGGGGATGGTGCTGATCAACATCGGAGCCCGGCGCGGCCACCTCAGCCACGTCACGGCGGGCGGACGCGGTGCGGCGGCGCCCGACATCCTGCCGGAGGAGTCCCGCTCCGGGCTCGGGAGGGTCACCCTCAACAGGGACCTCGTCGACGGCCTGGCCTTCCACGGTGCGCTGGTCGCCGCGGCGATCCTCATCGGGTGGGTGCTGCAGTCCGCGCTGGAGCTGGTCGTGCCCGGCATGCCGCTGTTCCCGATGGCGATGATCGGCGGCGCCGTCGTGCAGGCCGTCATCGTGCGCACCCCGCTCGGCGACGCCGTCGACCCCGGCAGCCTGCGCGCCGTCCAGGGGGTCGCCCTGGACCTGCTCGTCGTCTCCGCGGTCGCCTCGATCACGGTGCCGGTGGTTCTGGACAACATCGTCCCGCTGACGGTGCTCGTCGCCGTCGCCTCGCTGATCGCGGTCGGCTTCTTCTACTGGGCCGGTCCGCGGATGTTCCGCGACTCCTGGTTCGAGCACTCCATCGTCAACTTCGGGTCGCTGACCGCGGTGGCCTCCGTCGGGCTGATGCTGCTGCGCTCCGCCGACCCCGAGCTCAAGACCGACGCGGCCCGGTCCTACGCGCTGCGCGCGCCGTTCTTCAGCCCGATCGCCGGCGGCGGCCTGCTGACGGCGGTCCTGCCGCTGATCGCGGTGAACTACGGCCCGTGGGCGCTGGGGGTCGGCGGGGTCGCGGCGGCGCTCGCGGTCTACGTCCTGGCCCGCGTCCTGCGGATCTGGCAGCGGCCGGCCGCGCGCGTCGGCGCCGGGGCGGGGGTCTGA
- a CDS encoding PucR family transcriptional regulator ligand-binding domain-containing protein encodes MALTVGGLVELPGLQVRVVAGRSGLGREVRWAHVTELADPVPWLRGGELVLTVGLGIGASEHEQREYVHRLFDAGCAGLGFALDTWIERIPPVVPRVAEELGFPLLQVEGETPFIAVVEAVADHHARARLREQQRVLTAQDAMVRAALRAGFRGVLHELAGATEGDAVLLDPNGMIRETSAQAERPWHAAVRTAATSGARPHGMTVFQDGDAAVLMQSLGMSGNALGWLALRCASPVSSHTRVLANHAASLLAVDLQRSRAARRERNRGRARSLALLLDDAAPAHLAEHAPALLALPAAPYEVAAYPARRPEDLLDPAADAVHDLMGDTAAAERTAVCAVPGALVAVLPEFAEARPRLGERLLEALRGAAHGPDRAGACAARDAAELRTAALRAQRAAAVGPGYHHADDVDAWSLLRRSIPRAAAEEFTTRVLGRLREHDERNGSALLVSLRRYLERDANIEAAARDLGVHRNTLRTRLRAAERVSGTPLTARHRMELALALSLDEGY; translated from the coding sequence ATGGCGCTCACTGTCGGAGGTCTCGTCGAGCTGCCCGGACTGCAGGTCCGGGTGGTCGCGGGCCGCTCGGGGCTGGGCAGGGAGGTCCGCTGGGCGCACGTCACGGAGCTGGCCGACCCCGTCCCCTGGCTGCGCGGCGGCGAACTCGTCCTCACCGTCGGCCTGGGGATCGGCGCGAGCGAGCACGAGCAGCGGGAGTACGTGCACCGGCTGTTCGACGCGGGCTGCGCCGGGCTGGGTTTCGCCTTGGACACCTGGATCGAGCGCATCCCGCCGGTGGTGCCCCGGGTCGCCGAGGAACTCGGTTTCCCGCTGTTGCAGGTCGAAGGGGAGACGCCGTTCATCGCGGTCGTCGAGGCGGTCGCCGACCACCACGCCCGGGCCAGGCTCCGCGAGCAGCAGCGGGTGCTCACCGCCCAGGACGCGATGGTCAGGGCCGCGCTGCGCGCCGGATTCCGCGGCGTCCTGCACGAACTCGCCGGCGCCACCGAGGGCGACGCGGTGCTCCTCGACCCCAACGGGATGATCAGGGAGACCTCGGCGCAGGCCGAGCGGCCGTGGCACGCCGCCGTCCGGACGGCCGCCACCAGCGGGGCCCGCCCGCACGGCATGACGGTGTTCCAGGACGGCGACGCGGCGGTGCTGATGCAGAGTCTCGGCATGAGCGGCAACGCGCTGGGCTGGCTCGCCCTGCGGTGCGCCTCCCCGGTGTCGTCGCACACCCGCGTGCTGGCCAACCACGCGGCGTCGCTGCTCGCCGTCGACCTGCAGCGGTCGCGGGCGGCGCGCCGCGAACGCAACCGCGGGCGCGCCCGTTCGCTCGCGCTGCTCCTCGACGACGCCGCGCCCGCGCACCTCGCCGAGCACGCGCCGGCGCTGCTGGCGCTCCCCGCGGCGCCGTACGAGGTCGCCGCCTACCCGGCGCGGCGCCCTGAGGACCTGCTGGACCCGGCGGCCGACGCCGTCCACGACCTGATGGGCGACACCGCCGCGGCCGAGCGGACCGCCGTGTGCGCGGTCCCCGGCGCGCTCGTCGCCGTACTGCCCGAGTTCGCCGAGGCGCGGCCGAGGCTGGGCGAGCGGCTGCTGGAGGCGCTGCGCGGCGCGGCGCACGGGCCGGACCGCGCCGGTGCCTGCGCCGCCCGCGACGCGGCGGAGCTGCGGACAGCGGCCCTGCGCGCGCAGCGGGCGGCCGCCGTCGGGCCGGGCTACCACCACGCCGACGACGTCGACGCGTGGTCGCTGCTGCGCCGTTCCATCCCCCGGGCCGCCGCGGAGGAGTTCACCACCAGGGTGCTGGGCCGGCTGCGCGAGCACGACGAGCGCAACGGCAGCGCGCTCCTGGTGTCGCTGCGCCGCTACCTGGAGCGCGACGCCAACATCGAGGCCGCGGCCCGCGACCTCGGCGTGCACCGCAACACCCTGCGCACCCGGCTGCGCGCGGCCGAACGCGTCTCCGGGACCCCCTTGACGGCGCGCCACCGCATGGAGCTCGCCCTCGCCCTGTCCCTGGACGAGGGGTATTGA
- a CDS encoding MFS transporter, which yields MSERTPQASARPHPARAAIAAFVGTTIEWFDFYVYATAAALVFGTQFFPEGTDPMIGLMASFATFSVGFFARPVGGIVFGHFGDRLGRKSALVTTLLMMGTATFAVGLLPTYAQAGFWAPLALVVLRFVQGIAVGGEWGGAVLMAVEHAPRRSKTFYGSFAQLGNPAGALLATGSFSLITAFGGDPFLQEWGWRLPFLASIVLVLVGLFIRLKVEESPVFSAVHEQAAAAPREAPLREAVRTSWRTLLLGLGALPVAVGGYYIVTTFLQAYATTEAGVSTQVILNALSAAAFIELVATLGVSWLGDRVGTRRIVIIGLLAVAVLAVPQFLAMSWGTVMVFVSVSVMRLAMAATYGPIARILSQMFAPKVRYTSVSLAYQVAGALFGGLAPITCTALLSATGSIYPVAALLVAMSLLSIFCLLKAPSYDDDKVLEEIASA from the coding sequence ATGTCAGAGCGCACACCGCAGGCCTCCGCCCGCCCGCACCCCGCGCGCGCGGCGATCGCGGCGTTCGTCGGCACCACCATCGAGTGGTTCGACTTCTACGTCTACGCCACCGCCGCCGCACTCGTCTTCGGCACCCAGTTCTTCCCCGAGGGCACCGACCCAATGATCGGGCTGATGGCGTCGTTCGCGACGTTCTCCGTCGGGTTCTTCGCCCGGCCCGTGGGCGGCATCGTCTTCGGGCACTTCGGCGACCGCCTCGGACGCAAGTCCGCCCTCGTCACCACCCTGCTGATGATGGGGACGGCGACGTTCGCCGTCGGCCTGCTGCCCACCTACGCCCAGGCCGGGTTCTGGGCGCCGCTGGCGCTGGTGGTGCTGCGCTTCGTCCAGGGCATCGCCGTGGGCGGCGAGTGGGGCGGGGCCGTCCTCATGGCCGTCGAGCACGCGCCGCGCAGAAGCAAGACCTTCTACGGCTCCTTCGCCCAGTTGGGCAACCCCGCGGGCGCGCTGCTGGCCACCGGGTCGTTCAGCCTGATCACGGCGTTCGGCGGCGACCCGTTCCTGCAGGAGTGGGGCTGGCGGCTGCCGTTCCTCGCCTCGATCGTCCTGGTGCTGGTGGGCCTGTTCATCCGGCTGAAGGTCGAGGAGTCCCCGGTGTTCAGCGCCGTACACGAGCAGGCGGCGGCCGCGCCCCGGGAGGCCCCGCTGCGCGAGGCGGTGCGCACGTCGTGGCGGACGCTGCTCCTCGGCCTCGGCGCGCTCCCGGTCGCCGTCGGCGGCTACTACATCGTGACCACGTTCCTGCAGGCCTACGCCACCACCGAGGCCGGCGTCAGCACGCAGGTCATCCTGAACGCGCTCTCGGCGGCGGCGTTCATCGAACTCGTCGCGACACTGGGCGTGTCGTGGCTGGGCGACCGTGTCGGCACCAGGCGCATCGTGATCATCGGCCTGCTGGCCGTCGCGGTCCTGGCCGTCCCGCAGTTCCTCGCGATGAGCTGGGGCACCGTGATGGTCTTCGTCTCGGTGTCGGTCATGCGGCTGGCCATGGCCGCCACCTACGGGCCCATCGCCCGGATCCTGTCCCAGATGTTCGCGCCCAAGGTCCGCTACACCAGCGTGTCGCTGGCCTACCAGGTGGCGGGGGCGCTGTTCGGCGGGCTGGCGCCGATCACCTGCACCGCGCTGCTCTCCGCCACCGGCAGCATCTACCCGGTCGCGGCCCTGCTCGTCGCGATGTCGCTGCTCAGCATCTTCTGCCTGCTCAAGGCGCCCAGCTACGACGACGACAAGGTCCTGGAGGAGATCGCTTCCGCCTGA
- a CDS encoding maleylpyruvate isomerase family mycothiol-dependent enzyme: protein MDRDEVWQTIDAERLALAGLLEGLAPEEWEHPSLCADWRVRDVAAHLSMAPEFTLGSALVELARARGGYNRMVRETARRKAARPTGELVADLRGIVGLRRLAPGTTPREPLLDVLVHGQDIALPLGRHRAMPLTAARVSADRAWALAPLFFHRRRLRGLRLVATDVPWAKGEGPEVTGPIEALLLLVTGRTAAALPRLTGPGTAELTRRS from the coding sequence ATGGATCGCGACGAGGTATGGCAGACCATCGACGCCGAACGGCTCGCACTGGCCGGCCTACTCGAAGGGCTGGCGCCCGAGGAGTGGGAGCACCCCTCGCTCTGCGCCGACTGGCGGGTGCGCGACGTCGCCGCACACCTGAGCATGGCGCCCGAGTTCACCCTGGGTTCCGCGCTGGTGGAGCTGGCCCGGGCGCGCGGCGGCTACAACCGGATGGTCCGCGAGACCGCCCGGCGCAAGGCCGCCCGCCCGACCGGGGAGCTGGTCGCGGACCTGCGGGGCATCGTCGGATTGCGCCGCCTGGCTCCGGGGACGACGCCGCGCGAACCGCTCCTGGACGTCCTCGTGCACGGCCAGGACATCGCCCTGCCGCTCGGTCGGCACCGCGCGATGCCCCTGACCGCCGCCCGCGTCTCGGCCGACCGGGCCTGGGCGCTGGCCCCGCTCTTCTTCCACCGCCGCAGGCTGCGGGGCCTGCGCCTGGTGGCCACCGACGTCCCGTGGGCGAAGGGGGAGGGCCCCGAGGTCACCGGCCCCATCGAGGCGCTCCTACTGCTGGTCACCGGCCGGACCGCCGCCGCCCTCCCCCGCCTCACAGGCCCCGGCACAGCGGAACTCACCCGCCGGTCTTGA